The Flavobacterium psychrophilum genome includes a region encoding these proteins:
- a CDS encoding alanine dehydrogenase, with protein sequence MKFGIITERKIPADKRVVFSPEKLAELKNLYADAEIKVEASDVRVFTNEEYRAKGFEVSYDLSDCDVLIGVKEVPVDNLIPGKKYIFFSHTIKKQPHNKKMLQAVIDKEINLYDHETFVDEHGRRLIGFGRYAGNVGAYNCFRAFGNKFELYNLPLAESLKDKDALISRLKKMVLPPVKIVLTGKGKVGMGAKEMLDAMKVKEVSVENYLSKTYTEPVYVQIDVEHYNKREDGKSFDKDSFFKNPKNHVSDFERFAKASDIFIAGHFYGNGAPVILSSEMLKNPENRIKIVADISCDVNGPIACTLRSSTIASPFYGYHPYEEKEVDVHHPSAIVVMAVDNLPCELPKDASEGFGDMFLENIIPAFFNDDKDGILSRSQITDRGKLTERFKYLNDYIKEKENVPHL encoded by the coding sequence ATGAAATTTGGGATAATTACTGAGAGAAAAATACCGGCAGATAAAAGAGTTGTCTTTTCGCCGGAAAAACTGGCTGAACTGAAGAATTTGTATGCAGATGCAGAAATAAAAGTTGAAGCATCTGATGTGCGTGTATTTACAAATGAAGAATATAGAGCAAAGGGATTTGAAGTAAGTTATGATCTTTCTGACTGCGATGTTCTTATTGGCGTAAAGGAAGTTCCTGTAGATAACCTTATACCCGGAAAGAAATATATATTCTTTTCGCACACTATAAAAAAACAGCCGCATAATAAAAAAATGCTGCAGGCAGTTATAGATAAGGAAATAAATCTATATGACCATGAAACATTTGTAGATGAGCATGGCAGGCGACTTATAGGCTTTGGCAGATATGCCGGAAATGTGGGCGCTTATAATTGTTTCAGAGCTTTTGGTAACAAGTTTGAATTGTATAATTTGCCACTAGCAGAATCTCTTAAAGATAAAGACGCTCTGATTTCAAGACTAAAAAAAATGGTGTTGCCTCCTGTGAAAATAGTGTTAACAGGTAAGGGTAAAGTTGGTATGGGTGCAAAAGAAATGCTTGATGCCATGAAAGTTAAAGAGGTATCTGTAGAAAATTATCTTTCTAAAACATATACAGAGCCCGTTTATGTTCAGATAGACGTTGAGCATTATAATAAAAGAGAAGACGGGAAATCCTTTGATAAAGATTCGTTCTTTAAAAATCCGAAAAATCACGTTTCAGATTTTGAACGTTTTGCAAAAGCTTCAGATATATTTATTGCAGGTCATTTTTACGGAAATGGTGCCCCGGTAATTCTATCTTCGGAAATGCTTAAAAATCCTGAAAACAGAATTAAAATTGTTGCTGATATATCGTGTGATGTTAATGGCCCAATAGCGTGTACATTGCGTTCGTCTACCATTGCCAGCCCTTTTTATGGCTATCACCCTTATGAGGAAAAAGAAGTAGATGTACATCATCCTTCTGCAATTGTAGTTATGGCTGTCGATAATTTACCATGTGAACTACCTAAAGATGCAAGTGAAGGTTTCGGAGATATGTTCCTGGAAAACATTATTCCAGCATTTTTTAATGACGATAAAGATGGTATACTGTCGCGATCACAGATAACAGATCGTGGTAAGCTAACCGAACGATTTAAATATCTTAATGACTATATAAAAGAGAAAGAAAATGTGCCCCACTTGTAG